In the Nocardioides panaciterrulae genome, TGGTGTCCTGGGAGACGCCCTGGAAGCCCGCGACGATCGCGATGGCGCCGTCCCTGATGGCGTTCTCGATGCGGCTCGGGGTGATGTCGATGATCTTGGCCTTGCCGTGCGCGGAGTCCGTGATCACGCCGGCCTGGGAGCCGGTGAAGGACTGCGCCTTGTGGCCGAGCTGCGCGATGGCCATCGCGACCAGGGCCATCGAGATGCGCTCGCCGGCGGTCAGCAGCATGTCCAGCTCCCGCGGCGGCGGCAGCGGCGAGACCTGCTCGGCGAGGTCTCGCAGGTCGTCGGTCGTGTCGCCCATCGCCGAGACGACGACCACCACGTCGTGTCCGGCCTTGCGGGTGGCGACGATCCGCTGGGCGACTCGCTTGATCCCGGTCGCGTCCGCGACCGAGGAGCCGCCGTACTTCTGCACGACAATGCCCACTGGTCAGTCCTCGAGGGTCGTTCGGCGGTCCCGGCCGCCCGCCCGGCCTGGCTGCCGGACCACGCCGCGCTGCGCCGCGACCGGTGGCAGAGTCTACCGGGACGTCCGCGTGCCGGGACGCACGTCTCAGGGGCGGTCGGTCGACTCGCCCCCGAGCATCTGGTCCGCGGCCGCGACCTGCTCGTCCTCGCCCTCGAACTCGGCGTCCAGCCGGTCGTGGGCGACCACCGACAGCAGCGCGTTCAGCACCGCCCCCGCCAGGTTGCCCCAGGACGAGACGTAGGAGAACTGCCACCACCACAGCGCCTCGCGCACGTTGCCGCGGCGGTAGTGGCGCAGGCCGTTCTCCAGGTCCCCCGCGACGCTGGTCAGGTCGTCGGAGAGCGTGCTCTCGACGACCTCCGGCACGTAGGGGTCGAAGACGAAGCTGTAGGCGTCCACCCCGTCCAGGATCGCGGCCAGCCGGAGCCGGAGCCGGTCGAGGTCGGCCTCGGGGCCGACGTCGGGCTGGTACTCCGCGGGCGGCACGAAGTCCTGCTGGGCGCCGAGCCGCGCGCCGGCGAGCAGCACCTGGCTGATCTCGAGCAGCAGCAGCGAGACCGCGCTGCCGCCCTCCGCCTCGCGGGCCACCGCGCGCAGCGCGAGCAGGAAGCTCTCGACCTGGTCGGCGATCTGCTGGGCGAAGTCCTCGGTCTGGCCGTCGAGGCCCGAGGCGCGCACCACACCCGGCTCCGCTGAAACAGCTGGCTCCGTCATTCCGCGCTCCGCCTTCCCGCGAACGCCCTGCCCAGGGTGACCTCGTCGGCGTACTCGAGGTCACCGCCTACCGGCAGTCCACTCGCCAGACGCGTGACGCGCAACCCCAACGGCTTGAGCATCCGGGTGAGGTACGTCGCGGTCGCCTCGCCCTCGAGGTTCGGGTCGGTCGCGAGGATGACCTCGGTGAGGGTGCCGTCGGCCAGCCGGGTCATCAGCTCCCGGATGCGCAGCTGGTCGGGGCCGATGCCGTCGATCGGGGAGATCGCGCCGCCGAGGACGTGGTAGCGG is a window encoding:
- a CDS encoding DUF5063 domain-containing protein yields the protein MTEPAVSAEPGVVRASGLDGQTEDFAQQIADQVESFLLALRAVAREAEGGSAVSLLLLEISQVLLAGARLGAQQDFVPPAEYQPDVGPEADLDRLRLRLAAILDGVDAYSFVFDPYVPEVVESTLSDDLTSVAGDLENGLRHYRRGNVREALWWWQFSYVSSWGNLAGAVLNALLSVVAHDRLDAEFEGEDEQVAAADQMLGGESTDRP